One window from the genome of Spiractinospora alimapuensis encodes:
- a CDS encoding phosphatase: MPTGDPPAPTRTELVRYLVHTGIAGQVDTPRESNLRSYRKLAEGIPYYQFGLTFRRAWSPREILALMSKNCGVIADEHYLRGMDTIDPDRTADGLEAVADRLAVAARRRERVLFATGHPANLLHTYRRWRSVAVAAGANAITPALGATYEVRSDRGRLRRVVEWQHGVGYVSDGSAPIHSHHPDGMHAMIAACGEERPDLVVADHAFAGAAAEAGIEVVCIADCNDPALFVAAAEDKVHTCVPLDDGYDTERYAPLASYVADRLTDAVGAGGATSASGAVGI; this comes from the coding sequence ATGCCCACAGGGGACCCACCGGCGCCGACACGGACGGAACTGGTGCGCTACCTGGTCCACACGGGGATCGCCGGCCAGGTGGACACCCCCCGGGAGAGCAACCTGCGCAGCTACCGCAAGCTCGCGGAGGGGATCCCGTACTACCAGTTCGGGCTGACCTTCAGGCGCGCCTGGTCCCCCCGCGAGATCCTCGCCCTCATGTCCAAGAACTGCGGCGTGATCGCCGACGAGCACTACCTCCGCGGTATGGACACGATCGACCCGGACCGGACCGCGGACGGTCTCGAGGCCGTCGCCGACCGGTTGGCCGTGGCGGCGCGTCGACGGGAACGCGTGCTCTTCGCCACCGGCCACCCCGCGAACCTCCTGCACACCTACCGGCGGTGGCGGTCGGTGGCGGTGGCGGCCGGCGCCAACGCCATCACGCCGGCTCTGGGGGCGACCTACGAGGTGCGCAGCGACCGAGGGCGGCTGCGGCGGGTGGTGGAGTGGCAGCACGGTGTCGGGTACGTCAGCGACGGTTCGGCGCCCATTCACAGCCATCACCCCGACGGGATGCACGCGATGATCGCCGCCTGTGGTGAGGAGCGACCCGACCTGGTCGTCGCCGACCACGCGTTCGCCGGTGCCGCGGCGGAGGCGGGGATCGAGGTCGTGTGTATCGCGGACTGCAACGACCCGGCCTTGTTCGTGGCCGCCGCGGAGGACAAGGTGCACACCTGCGTCCCGCTGGACGACGGCTACGACACGGAACGCTACGCGCCGCTGGCCAGCTACGTCGCTGACCGGCTCACCGACGCGGTGGGTGCCGGGGGAGCGACGTCCGCGAGCGGCGCCGTGGGCATCTGA